From the Excalfactoria chinensis isolate bCotChi1 chromosome 1, bCotChi1.hap2, whole genome shotgun sequence genome, one window contains:
- the BID gene encoding BH3-interacting domain death agonist, with the protein MEQDICSDGSNHMERMLLFAFLDVKSSGCEFREQLPLLRSQAILCSVKELHCYDSDGELQTDGNRSGHLQNGELVLGPEVNEEVVRTIAAQLAEIGDQLDKQIKAKDVNDLVQHFLNENLPREEITRCLSQAVEGLARAIPSDLEQEKAMLVLAMLLTKKVANQVPSLLHRVFSTTVNYINQHLHNYVVRMLRE; encoded by the exons ATGGAACAG GATATCTGCAGTGATGGATCTAACCACATGGAACGcatgctgctctttgcttttctggatGTGAAGTCCTCTGGCTGTGAGTTCAGAGAGCAGCTGCCACTCCTACGAAGCCAGGCCATCTTGTGTTCTGTTAAAGAGCTTCACTGTTACGACAGTGATGGGGAACTTCAGACCGATGGGAATCGAAGTGGCCACTTGCAGAACGGTGAGCTAG TGCTTGGCCCTGAGGTGAATGAAGAAGTTGTCCGGACCATTGCTGCTCAGCTCGCTGAGATCGGAGACCAGCTGGATaaacaaatcaaagcaaaagaTGTGAATGACTTAGTGCAACATTTTCTGAATGAGAATCTGCCTAGAGAG GAGATAACACGGTGCCTGTCACAGGCAGTGGAAGGACTTGCCAGAGCCATCCCATCAGATCTGGAGCAAGAGAAGGCCATGTTGGTGCTAGCAATGCTCTTAACTAAGAAAGTGGCAAATCAAGTGCCTTCCCTTCTACACCGTGTCTTCAGCACCACTGTGAACTACATCAACCAACACCTCCACAACTATGTTGTCAGAATG CTGCGGGAGTGA